The window ACTTTCCATCCCCACTTTATTATGCAATCCTATTTCTGTCTTTTAGTGCTCGGAGTCATAAATTGCATACTTTCCTGTCTCATTTTTTGGAATGGCCATTCTTTTTTAGTATCCCAGTCAAATTACCTTAAtcaattttggttttatttttatagtttgaCTTAGCACTTTGGATTTGCTCAATTGAATACATCATAAGAGGTATACATCCTAAGAAGTTGGACTCCTAGTTTCAATAggcctttaatgattgggagatggaagaaGTGGGAAGATTACTTTGTTGCTTGGATGGGAAGATGGTTAGGAtggatgaggaggatagggtgCGATGGGTGGAATCAAAGGATGGGGGTTTTTCGGTAAAATCCTTATATAGGGCCTTGCAGCCGGTGTCTCTTGCTTCATTCCCTGCGAAGATTATTTGGATTTCTCGTGCATAGCCCAAGATAAgtttctttgcatgggaggctTCGTGGGGAAGAGTTTTAACCTTGGACCGCTTGCAAAAGAGGGGTTGggctttggcaaataggtgctTTCTGTGCCAAAAGAGTGGGGAGTCGATTGaccacctcctccttcattgtgaAAGAACAAGGGAGGTGTGAACGttgctcctctctttttttggagtttcttgGGTCTTTCCGCTTTCGGTAAAGGAAACCCTGTTAGGTTGGAGATgctcttttgtgggcaagaagaggaaggtggcgTGGCAACTGGGAcctttatgcttgttttgggttatttgaAAGGCTAGGAATTCAATTGCTTTTGAGGACGGTGTGTTGTCCATTCAAAAgctgaaaatttcttttgtgtACTTACTTTGGTCggaaaccaaattgtggataaaagatggtccttcgaccttaatagaaTTTATAGAATGAGTGTGTATGCGTTAAGGGAGAGGGTTTTTTGTGCTTTCCTTGAGTTTTGGCTCCTTTTGTAAGCGGGTGAGTTGATCTATACTGTAACTCTGTGAGTCGCTTCTTTAGCGCTTATTTGCTATACATGTTGTGCTTAttgataagaagaaaaaagaatctAAGATGTAATCAGAACTGTATATGATTCTTTATGGCATGGGACCTAAGGGTACTCTTTGACAATGTGTGTGCTACATAAATAGAACAAGACTACGAAGAATGTAGTGTAGATAATATCTAAACACAGAGGGAATTCAGAAATATATAAATTGGTGTTTACTTTATTGTTTGAAACACTTGGCAGGCCATAAAGAGTTGATGCTGTTCTTTTGTGAGTTCTTTTTCGTCATCAATTAGTTCTCTATTCAGAaatgtttttgttctttttccagAAGGAAGTGGTAGTGAATCTGAAGATGACAATGAAAGAGTTGATGCTGCAGAGGAAGAAacagatgatgatgataatactTTCTTTGATACTCGGGATTTTCTTTCATCAAGTTCTTTTAAAAGTACTGGGTCTGATTTTCGGATATCATCCTTCTCttctgatgatgatgatttttatGCTGTTGAATCTGAGGACGGTACTGATCCTTCCATCATATCTGTTGGCAAAAACTATCCTCATGTTAAGCGGCGCAATAAATTGCCTGATCCAGTTGAAAAAGAGAAGGGGGTTAGTCTCTGGTCAATGATTAAGGATAATATTGGGAAGGACCTAACAAAAGTTTGTCTTCCTGTTTACTTTAATGAGCCTCTCTCTTCTCTGCAAAAATGTTTTGAAGATCTGGAATATTCATATCTTCTTGATCGGGCTCATGAATGGGGAAAAATGGTGAGTTTGGATAAGAACTTGGTAGTCTTTTTCTGTGGTGTCATTGGTTGGTAAGCATGCCTTTGTAGAACTTGTgtgttttatttatatcataCTGTATGTGGATGATGACATACTACAAagcattttaatttatattgcaGTTTTAGAGCCAGTCTAATCATAAGTTTATTTGGTTGAGTTAGTCCTTTTTCAGTTTGACTTGCTTAACCCCTAATTCTTCTGAATTGAACCTCAGGGAAATAGTCTAATGAGGATTTTGAATGTAGCTGCATTTGCTGTTTCTGGATACGCTTCTACCGAAGGAAGAACATGCAAACCATTTAATCCATTACTAGGGGAGACCTATGAGGCTGATTATCCAGATAAAGGCCTCCGTTTTTTCTCAGAGAAGGTATGTTAAACATTTCTTTCTTTGTCATCTGTTGAATACTTCTCTTGACATTGTGCCTTTCTGTTTGTCCCTAGTAGGTTAACATGGTAATTTAATTTTACCAGTTAGTTTAACTTAATTGATAGCTGGTTCTTTCTGCCAACATTCATGTGCTTGACTTTAAATAGTTGGGATTTAAATGCTTTTTTCGTAAATATGATTTatgtatttttctaaaaaaataataataatcatgcAGACTACATTGCAAAGTTTGAGCAACATAACTGCATGGTAACAACTTCTAAAACAAAGCCCTCGGATTTTCACCaaattaattatacttataTTGTATTTCTTAGTCTGATATTACTCTATAAGAAATTGAGAAAGGGAAAAACTAAATATGCATgtaaattttttagattaaatgAGATTTGAAAAGGCTAATAAGAGGAAAACTTTGGTGTCCTTTGGATACAttccctatttttttatttttgaaaatagaaaatattagtacttcctatataaaatttagaaacttcaaaaaaagtatggtaaatttttttagattaaatGAGATTTGAAAAGGCTAATAAGAGGAAAACTTCGTTGTCCTTTGGAGTTTGGATACATTTccgatttttttatttttgaaaatggaaaatattagtACTTCctatataaaatttagaaactctaaaaaaagtatggtaaaaaattttagattaaatgAGATTTGAAAAGGCTAATAAGAGGAAAACTTCGTTGTCCTTTGGAGTTTGGAtacatttcctatttttttatttttgaaaatggaaaatattagtACTTCCCATATAAAATTTAGAAGCTCTAAAAAAGTATGGATTTAccttatgttttaaaaaattacttttaaaatttgaggtagtaaaatttttgtaaacagttttttaaaagcattatcTTTTAAAGATAAGTCTCTAAGAGTTTCGACATTTTAAATAGGATTTACTTCTATTTCTTgcatttaaaaatagaaaacaaaaatttagtcAAACAAGACCTTCATGTTTTTAGGTGTTACTTTCTTCAAAATAGACCATTGATGGGATGTCTAAACCTCAAACAACCTTATTTTTTATGACCACAAAATAATTGGAATGAGAAGTAAAAAAGATGAGCTCTTAGAAGTTCATCTTTCTTTGATGATGTAGCCATAACTCATTACCCACTTATGAATTATGAAATAACAGTGGTAGAATCACATTCAATTTGACAAAGATGCCAGAACTGAGATAATGTTGTTGTCCTGACGACATCCCATTAAGTTTTCATCCCACATAAGGGTACTAGATTTAAATCACAAGTTGTGAGCAAGATTGCatcttttccaattttcaaattctatatttATGCAGttcatttttttgtatcaaatttcataaatttctcccttttaaaaaaattattgttatttaaattttggttgaatgcataatattaaaaacatatgttttttctctcatttttttaagaagaaaattgaGTATCTTTATTCGAATTTATATTGCTCAATTCAAAAAATAGAGTGGAAATTAGGTGGATATgaatttattgaaaacaaatttatagTTAAAAATTGGAACTAATTGTTGCAAAAGTTTTTCGAGTCCATGGGAGGCAATAATATTTGGAAATCATTGTGGTAAGACAAGGGAGCTATGGACTTTATTGCTATCATCTTTTGGACTGGTGTGGGTGTTCCCGACTTCAGTGAGAAATCTTTTTCTGAAATGGAAAGTTTAAGGGACTAGGGAAGAAGAGGAAAGCAGTTTGAAGATTGACGCctatttgtcttttttggtgtatttggggagagcGAAACCAAAGAACGTTTCAAGAGGAAGAGTTGTTAGGCCAAAGCTTGGGGAACCTCCTTTTCCATTCACTTCTAGAGTGGTCTCATCAgtttttggatttagattttccctctttcttgaattttttgggTGATTGGCATGGTGGCTagctttatttctttctttctttctttttgtagCCTAGGTTTGACTCTTTTTGTATACTGCCTGTATATGTAGCCCCCCCTTGTTTTGGGGTCTTCTTAATTCAATTTGCCTttgtgtataaaaaaaaaaaaatatttgaaaaagaagtatatataaataagttGTGAAGCATGGTTATGTGCTGAAAGCATGAAAATCTTCATGTTACATTCTTCGTGATTAAATTTTGAGTGGCTTCTCTAGTTTCATTTCCATTAAGATATTGCCTTGTTGGTCATTTCAAACAAGTGCATCTATAACATCAGcattttattaaattctttGGCATTCCAGATTAACTTCTTCAGTAGTAATTATCAAATAACCAAGGTTGTCAATTGTTTTTGTTGAGTCAGGTTAGTCATCACCCTATGATTGTTGCATGTCACTGTGAGGGTACGGGATGGAAATTTTGGGCAGATAGCAATTTAAAGAGCAAATTTTGGGGTCGGTCTATTCAGCTTGATCCCATTGGCGCTTTGACTTTGGAATTTGATGATGGAGAAACTTTTCAATGGAGTAAGGTATGGAGCAAATGATTGGAAAGTGTTTATTCTCTTTTAGATTCCAATTTAAAATTGGACTTTCTTCTATCAGGTAACAACATCAATATACAATCTTATATTGGGAAAGTTGTACTGTGATCACTATGGTACGATGCGCATACAGGGAAATCGTGAGTATTCATGTAAGCTGAAATTCAAGGAGCAGTCAATCATAGACCGGAATCCTCACCAGGTgcgctctctctctctgtctcatGTGCATGCATACACCCGCTCTCCCTTGCTTTCTCTC is drawn from Vitis riparia cultivar Riparia Gloire de Montpellier isolate 1030 chromosome 18, EGFV_Vit.rip_1.0, whole genome shotgun sequence and contains these coding sequences:
- the LOC117906508 gene encoding oxysterol-binding protein-related protein 1C isoform X2; the encoded protein is MLEVGVVTMAMVVVSVATMIETMALVMWQHPGDDGISNGNDGIIGGNFAAFIKSQTLDPSTEKVDLENTLVDESQRQLKEQGDSSRLRQDKYSEGSGSESEDDNERVDAAEEETDDDDNTFFDTRDFLSSSSFKSTGSDFRISSFSSDDDDFYAVESEDGTDPSIISVGKNYPHVKRRNKLPDPVEKEKGVSLWSMIKDNIGKDLTKVCLPVYFNEPLSSLQKCFEDLEYSYLLDRAHEWGKMGNSLMRILNVAAFAVSGYASTEGRTCKPFNPLLGETYEADYPDKGLRFFSEKVSHHPMIVACHCEGTGWKFWADSNLKSKFWGRSIQLDPIGALTLEFDDGETFQWSKVTTSIYNLILGKLYCDHYGTMRIQGNREYSCKLKFKEQSIIDRNPHQVQGIVQDRHGKTVATLFGKWDESMHYVIGDCSGKGKGNDTLSESHLLWKQCRPPKFPTRYNLTRFAITLNELTPGLKEKLPPTDSRLRPDQRCLENGEYEKANSEKLRLEQRQRQSRKMQERGWKPRWFVKDKGSDTYRYVGGYWEAREKENWDSCPDIFGQISTDQISD